The following proteins are co-located in the Poecile atricapillus isolate bPoeAtr1 chromosome 2, bPoeAtr1.hap1, whole genome shotgun sequence genome:
- the MSC gene encoding musculin — protein MSTGSASEAEELPEMDLRALQLDYPPPPAKRQPRGELYPSGDNSSAAEEEEEEEEEEEEDGDGSCAAGPAGSGCKRKRARGGGPGGKKAASGPRGPPPEGKQSQRNAANARERARMRVLSKAFSRLKTSLPWVPPDTKLSKLDTLRLASSYIAHLRQLLQEDRYENGYVHPVNLTWPFVVSGRPDSDTKEVSTASRLCGTTA, from the exons ATGTCCACGGGCTCCGCCAGCGAGGCGGAGGAGCTGCCCGAGATGGACCTGCGGGCGCTGCAGCTGGACTACCCGCCGCCGCCGGCCAAGCGCCAGCCCCGCGGCGAGCTCTACCCCTCGGGGGACAACTCCTCggcggcggaggaggaggaagaggaggaagaagaggaggaggaggacggcGACGGCAGctgcgcggcggggccggcagGCAGCGGCTGCAAGAGGAAacgggcgcggggcggcggccccgggggcAAGAAGGCGGCGTCGGGGCCCCGGGGGCCGCCGCCCGAGGGGAAGCAGTCCCAGCGCAACGCGGCCAACGCGCGGGAGCGGGCGCGGATGCGGGTGCTGAGCAAGGCGTTCTCCCGGCTGAAGACGAGCCTGCCCTGGGTGCCGCCCGACACCAAGCTCTCCAAGCTGGACACCCTGCGTCTGGCGTCCAGCTACATTGCCCACCTccggcagctcctgcaggaggacCGCTACGAGAACGGCTACGTCCATCCTGTCAACCTG ACTTGGCCGTTTGTGGTTTCAGGAAGACCTGACTCTGACACCAAAGAAGTTTCTACTGCCAGCAGATTATGTGGAACTACTGCGTAG